In the bacterium SCSIO 12741 genome, TCTACGCATCGATCCTGAGGAACTAAAAAAACTACCCGAGTAATTTTCTATGAAATTAGACTTTGAGCACAGGCAATCTGCCCATTGTGAAAATGGTGTGTCTGCCAATCTGTTGAAGTATTACGGCATTGATGTTAATGAGCCTTTGGTATTTGGGATAGGAGCAGGACTATTCTTTTCTTACCTCCCCTTTATCAAGGTGAATCATGCGCCTGGATCGGCATTCAGAACCATGCCGGGTTTGGTTTTTAAACGAGCTGCCAAAAACCTGGGCATTCAAATATTCCGCAAAAAATACCGTAGTGCTGAAAAGGCCATGCGCGATCTGGATAAATCCCTCGAGCAAGGCTTGCCTGTTGGATTGCAGGTTGGTGTTTTTCATTTGACCTACTTTCCTGATCCCTATCGATTTCACTTCAACGCCCACAACCTCGTGGTTTATGGCAAAGAAGGGGACGAATACCTGATTAGTGATCCAGTAATGGAAACCACTACCCGGCTAACCCGAGCAGAAATGAAACGGGTTCGTTTTGCCAAAGGAATCTTTTCTCCCAAAGGTCAGATGTACCACCCGGTTAACGTTCCCGATTCTTTTGACCTGAAGACGGCTGTGAGAAAAGGGATTAAAAGGACGGCCAAGGATATGACCAAAATTCCAATCCCCTTCTTCGGGGTAAAAGGAATCCGCTTTCTGGCCAAAGACATTCGTAAATGGCAGAAGAAACACGGGGATAAAAAAGCCGCTTTGTACCTCGCCGCTGTGGTTAGAATGCAAGAAGAAATTGGAACCGGTGGAGCTGGATTTCGATTCCTGTACGCGGCATTCCTACAAGAGGCCGCCAAGATTCTTCAGATTGATGAGCTCAATGAGCTATCTACTCAAATGACTCAGGTAGGCGACCTATGGCGTGAGTTTGCCTTGGCCGCTTCACGGATTTACAAAGACCGAAGCAAAGATCCAAAAGGCTACGACTCAGCTGCTGATCTTCTGGTGGAAATTGCTGCCCGGGAAGAAAAAATATTTACCCGACTCCTCAAATTGGTCTAATGGCAACAGCTGCCATAGCGATTCAGAACCTTAGAAAGACCTTTGGCAAAGAAGGCTTTGTGGCCTTAGATAAGATTAGTTTTTCCATTCCACAGGGCAGTCTGTTTGGTTTATTGGGGCCCAATGGAGCTGGAAAAACCACCCTCATTTCCATATTGAGCGGAACCTTGGCTCCAGGTAGTGGAGAGGTGACCGTTGGCGGGTTTTCGTTACCTCGACAGATTCACGAGCTGCATCGAAAAATTGGTATCGTCCCGCAAGAAATAGCCTTGTATCAAAGCCTGACTCCATTAGAAAACCTCAAGTACTTTGGCCGGTTAATGAAACTAAGCTCTTCGGAAATTCAAACCCGGAGCGACTATTTCCTCAAGCAATTTGGGCTTTACGAGGTTAGGAATAAACCCGTTCAAAAGTTTAGTGGTGGCATGAAGCGTCGGCTAAACCTGATTGCCGGATTGATGAACGAACCCGAAATCCTTTTTCTGGACGA is a window encoding:
- a CDS encoding ABC transporter ATP-binding protein, which gives rise to MATAAIAIQNLRKTFGKEGFVALDKISFSIPQGSLFGLLGPNGAGKTTLISILSGTLAPGSGEVTVGGFSLPRQIHELHRKIGIVPQEIALYQSLTPLENLKYFGRLMKLSSSEIQTRSDYFLKQFGLYEVRNKPVQKFSGGMKRRLNLIAGLMNEPEILFLDEPTEGIDVQSRNAILTFLKKLNQEKGTTIIYTSHLLSEVEGLCEELLIMDQGKVKLQGSWAQIKEQTGNASTLEEAFLALTGTEYRDQS
- a CDS encoding BtrH N-terminal domain-containing protein — protein: MKLDFEHRQSAHCENGVSANLLKYYGIDVNEPLVFGIGAGLFFSYLPFIKVNHAPGSAFRTMPGLVFKRAAKNLGIQIFRKKYRSAEKAMRDLDKSLEQGLPVGLQVGVFHLTYFPDPYRFHFNAHNLVVYGKEGDEYLISDPVMETTTRLTRAEMKRVRFAKGIFSPKGQMYHPVNVPDSFDLKTAVRKGIKRTAKDMTKIPIPFFGVKGIRFLAKDIRKWQKKHGDKKAALYLAAVVRMQEEIGTGGAGFRFLYAAFLQEAAKILQIDELNELSTQMTQVGDLWREFALAASRIYKDRSKDPKGYDSAADLLVEIAAREEKIFTRLLKLV